The genomic segment TTCTCACGGGCTCCGCGCGCAGGTGCGAAGGCCCCGCCAAGAGGGCCGGAGCGCGAGCACGGAAACCGGCCAGGCGGACGCACCGACGATATGAATCTTGCCTTTACTTCGTGGAGCCCCCTTGAGGGGTGGTGTCGGAGAACAGCACCGCCCGCCGCACTTCCGTCGTATGCGCAGGCTTTTTCCCTAATGCGGCCGGTGGCTTCACAGGTCTTTGGCCCCGACGCGGGGCTGGCCGGAGAGCTCGAAGACCCCTGATGCGGTTTTGGGGATAGTGGCACGATCGCGCGGAGGAGCTTCTCTCTTTAGCCGCCTCGGTTCGCATGAGAGGGATCGTATCAGGAGCGGGCAGCTAAAGGAAGAAGAGGGACGAGACAGGAAGAGACGCAGTTGTCGGCGAGAAGCGCGTACGCCGAGGTGCGCGACGCGGTCATTCGAACAGATCGGAGTGGGTCCCCGTCCGCTCGAACCGGATCCAGTCGTCGCCCACCGTGTAGATGAGCAGCCAGTCCGGCTCGACGTGGCATTCCCGGCAACCAAGGTAGGAGCCGACCAAGTTGTGATCCCGATGCCTCGGCTCCAGCGGTTCTTGATGGAGAAGCTTGTGGAGGACCGCCCGGATCTTCGCGGGATCCTTCCCGCGCTTCTCCATCTTTTTCAATTCCCTCCGGAACTTCGTGGTAAATTCCGGTCGGAGCACTACAGGCCCAACTTCCGGAAGAGATCCTTTTCATCCTTGCACTTGATCACGTCTTCCCCGCGGGCCGACTTCTCCAGCGTCCGCCGCGTCTCCGCGTTGGGAAGCCGCACAGCGAAGGGGATGCCCCGGTTGATGTCGATCTGGCGGAAGAAGAGGTTGACCGCTTCCGTCGTCGTCATCCCCAGGTCGCGTAAAATGTCTTCCACCCGTTCTTTGAGCTTCTCGTCGGTCCTGGCCCGGATCGTCGCGGTCTTGGCCATGGTGTACCTCCCACCCAGACTCTTCTCTATATCGTAGCCCTTTTGGGCTACGGTGTCTATAACCCGCGCTTGCGGGCTCCGCGCACAGCATGCGAAGGCCCCCACCAGAGGGGCCTTAAGCGCGAGCACGGAGACCGGTGTTGCGCACGCCGAAGCGCGCGGCGTTGGCGTGATCTGCTGTTGCTATTCGGAGGGAGCCCCCTTGAGGGGGCGGACGGGAGCCCAAGCGGCCCGCCCGGGCGGCGCTGCCCTGGTATGGGGCGCGGGGTCTTCGCCCG from the Deltaproteobacteria bacterium genome contains:
- a CDS encoding type II toxin-antitoxin system YafQ family toxin — translated: MLRPEFTTKFRRELKKMEKRGKDPAKIRAVLHKLLHQEPLEPRHRDHNLVGSYLGCRECHVEPDWLLIYTVGDDWIRFERTGTHSDLFE
- a CDS encoding type II toxin-antitoxin system RelB/DinJ family antitoxin, which translates into the protein MAKTATIRARTDEKLKERVEDILRDLGMTTTEAVNLFFRQIDINRGIPFAVRLPNAETRRTLEKSARGEDVIKCKDEKDLFRKLGL